The Oscillospiraceae bacterium genome contains the following window.
GGTCTTTTCGCCATACATTACGCCTCCTTTTCCTGTGCCACCTCGTTTAACTTCGTGGTCATAATGCGATACAGTTCCAGATCTGTCGGGAATCGGTCAATGAACGGCAGAATCACATTGCCATAGAACAGAAGTCCTTCGCCCTCACCGGAGTTGGTTACATAGGACAGCTGATGCGGCGAAATGTTCAACCGCTGTGCCAGAATACTTCGGTCATCGCTTGCCTGATTCAGCATATAGATGAAATCAGAGTTTTCGAGGATGTTGGCAATCTCCGGGGAACGAAGCAGGTCTTTGACATTCTGAGTAATACCGGTCGGCAAGCCGCCCCATTTACGGAATCGCTTCCAGATTTCTACGGAATAGGTTGCCGTCTGTTCTTCCTTCAGAAGCAGATGGAACTCGTCAATATAATATCTGGTCGATTTACCGGCAGAACGGTTGGCAGTTACACGCCCCCAGACCTGATCCTGAACGATCAGCATACCGATTTTTTTCAGCTGATTGCCCAGCTCCTTAATGTCGAAGCACACCAGACGATTCTGAATATCCACATTGGTTCTGTTGTTAAACAGTTTCAGAGAACCCTTAACATAGATTTCCAAGGCGGTCGCTACATGGTGGGCTTCCTTTTCGTCCTGTTTCAGAAGGGCATCATACAAATCCTCAAGGATCGGCATATTCTCAGGGGCAGGATTGTCGAAATATCTCTGGTAAATCTGATGCACACAACGGTCGATAACCGTCTTTTCGATAGGCTGCAAGCCATCCTTACTGCCCATAATCAACTCACAGAGGGACAGGATAAAATCAGCTTTCAGTGCTACCGGGTTGTCATCCTCAGAGTAGTTCAGGTTGATGTCCATAGGGTTGATATAGTTGGTACTGGAGGAGCTGATTTTTACCACCTGACCATTGAACTTGTGAACCAGAGCCGCATATTCCGCTTCGGGGTCGCAGATGATAATATCGTCATCCGTAACCAGGAACGCATTGGTGATTTCACGCTTTGCGGAAAAGGATTTACCGGAACCGGGAGTACCCAGAATCAGTCCGTTGGGGTTCTTGAGCTTCTTTCTGTCCACCATGATAAGGTTGTTCGACAGAGCATTCAGCCCGTAATAGAGCGTTTCTCCACCATTCTGGAACAGCTCCTGCGTGGTGAAAGGCACAAAAATAGCCGTGGAACTGGTAGTCAGGCCACGACGAATCTCAATCAGGTTTTGTGCCAAAGGCAGGCTGCTCATCAGTCCGGATTCCTGCTGAAAATCCAAACGACGCAGATTGCAGTTATGCTTCTGGGCGATGCTCTGTGCCTGGAACACATTGTTCTCCAGTTCCTGCTCGGTGCGCCCGGTGTTCAGCACCAGAAATGTCACCATGAACATTCGCTCATTCTGGCTCTGCAATTCTTTCAGAAGTGACTTCGCATCTTTACCATAGGTAGCAAGGTCAGATGGGATAATGTCCATGTCATAGCCAGAACGCACAGCCTTTTTCTGTTCCTCGATTTTGGAACGGTCAAGCTCGGTGATGATTCTCTTGATGGTCTTAATCGCCGCAGTCTGGTCAACCGACTGGATGTGCATGGTCACGATCTGCGTGGATTCCATATCCAGAAAATCCGCCAGCATACGATCAGACAGGTCTGATGCCGTAATTGCCAGATAAGACATCGAACCGAAGATACTGCCCATCTGGAAGGTGCGGTTGGTCTTAAAGGCAAACGCCGTCGGAGCAATGAAGTCCTTTACGGACAGCCCGGATTCCACAAGATACTTCCAATCGAAGAAGAACTTATCATTATCACCCATGTGGAACATAGAGTGCATCAGATGCAGCCGCTCTTTGCCGTTCATGGTAGTGGCAATGACACCCAAACGCCGAAAGTTATTGAGCAGATCGTTTTCGATATGGTTGAGTCTCGGCTTTGCCTGCCGCATGGATTCGGCTTC
Protein-coding sequences here:
- a CDS encoding ATP-binding protein, which codes for MPANLNRKQQREIKAVVERAKKDNGIPQTAQQSIPFQRMFPDGICRVTDSYYTKTIQFQDINYQLAQQEDKTAIFDEWCSFLNFFDSSIHFELSFMNLSTDAESFEKSIRIPFKKDSFNPVRAEYSQMLKKQLAQGNNGLTKTKYLTFGIEAESMRQAKPRLNHIENDLLNNFRRLGVIATTMNGKERLHLMHSMFHMGDNDKFFFDWKYLVESGLSVKDFIAPTAFAFKTNRTFQMGSIFGSMSYLAITASDLSDRMLADFLDMESTQIVTMHIQSVDQTAAIKTIKRIITELDRSKIEEQKKAVRSGYDMDIIPSDLATYGKDAKSLLKELQSQNERMFMVTFLVLNTGRTEQELENNVFQAQSIAQKHNCNLRRLDFQQESGLMSSLPLAQNLIEIRRGLTTSSTAIFVPFTTQELFQNGGETLYYGLNALSNNLIMVDRKKLKNPNGLILGTPGSGKSFSAKREITNAFLVTDDDIIICDPEAEYAALVHKFNGQVVKISSSSTNYINPMDINLNYSEDDNPVALKADFILSLCELIMGSKDGLQPIEKTVIDRCVHQIYQRYFDNPAPENMPILEDLYDALLKQDEKEAHHVATALEIYVKGSLKLFNNRTNVDIQNRLVCFDIKELGNQLKKIGMLIVQDQVWGRVTANRSAGKSTRYYIDEFHLLLKEEQTATYSVEIWKRFRKWGGLPTGITQNVKDLLRSPEIANILENSDFIYMLNQASDDRSILAQRLNISPHQLSYVTNSGEGEGLLFYGNVILPFIDRFPTDLELYRIMTTKLNEVAQEKEA